CACCGAGGACGTTGATGTCGGCGACGGTAGCACGGCCACTTACATCAGGGGCCTGGACGACATTGGCAAGGACCGCTGGAAGCTCAAATGTGCGCACTGCGTCGACAAGCGTTCGGCGACCACGGGCACCAAGATACAGTGCACGAAGGGCAAGTGTGTACGCGCGTACCACATCCCATGCGCCCGCAACAATCCGCAGGTGTCGTACTGGGCCGGCGAGAGGCTCGTGAACGGCGTGCCGTCGTTCGGTGTCGAGCTCCTTTGTCCGACTCACAACCctgccgtcgtcgagatGAAAAAGCGCATGGCTCAGGACGAACTGCGTCGTAAGGTCCTGGAGTTGAGGGCTGGCGCCACCATCAAGATCAAGGCGAGCGGTGGCTCGTACGAGGCGATACTTGTGAGCGTGAACGAGGCCCACTCGACTGTGCTCGTTCAAGTGGCAGACGGCACCAGACGCCCGATGCCGTGGACGGCGCTCGACTTCCATGCTCGGCAACCACGGATGCTGGAGAACGAGTACGCCGGGCCACCCAAGCGGAGTCGCAAGGAACAGCAGCATCCCCCGACAcccgtctccgtctcccCGGTTGCACAGATTCGAGGTCACCAGGCATCAGTCTCGCCTGTGTCGCAGATCCGCGCCCACCCATTGCCAACTCCTGCTATGACCCACGCACCCTTCATGCCTCATCCCCATTCTCCTGTTGCCCACACTCGGCCACAGTCGCACTCTCCAGTCGCGCACCCCAGGCTGCATTCCCACTCTCCTGTTGCCCACACCAGAGCGTCTCACCACTCAGTCTCTCCCGTAGCGCATCCAAGAGTCATCAACCATGGGTACGCCGAACCACCACCCCACGTCTTGCACCAACCCCACTACGTCCCACGAAGTCCGGCGCACTTCTATCCGCAAGGCCCGACCTACGCTCCAGTTCCCAACACCATGCTCGTCGACTCGAAGGGCGGGCGCGTGCCACCACACATGGGCTACCCCCCGGGTGGATACCACCACTGTGCGCCGGGACCAGGCAACTACGGGCCAGGACCAGCAATGGTTGAGCACGCTAGAGGTGCGCATCCATACCTAGCGTACCCTCCGCGGATGCCGATACCCGCACCAGGACGTGTAATGGCTCAGAGCTATGGTGCTCGTCCGCTCCTGCAtgctccacctcctccgcatcTCATGACGAGCGCTCCAATGGGACACCAAGCACAATCGAATGGCGCTCCTGGCGGATGGAACCGAGGATATCCCCCGCCAAATAGCTCGCCAGCGGCCCCACCTCCGCCTGCCCTGCCACCTATTGCGTCAGGTGGGGTCGGTAAGATTGATCTCGGCCTGGATCGGATGCGGGAGTTGATGCGCGGTCTCCCGCCAATGACCGTTCCGGCTGTCCACCTGGCTGGGACGAACGGCAAGGGGTCTGTGTCGGCGTTGCTGGAGTCTTGTTTCCGCGCCGCTGGTTTCCGCACGGCGCGTTACAACTCCCCTCATCTCCTGGAGGCACGTGACGCTGTGCGTATCAATGGACTCCCTCCGTCTCGTGAGCAGTACGCCGAGGCACAGGCCCAAGTCGAGCGTACTGCCAAAGAGCGCAAACTCGAGCCGACAACGTTCGAGGTTGCCAcggcggccttcttctACCTCGCCTCGACGGTTCAACCTCCTGTGGACGTCATGATCGTGGAGTGTGGTATGGGTGGCGCACGTGACGCAACCAACGTTATGCCCGACCAGATCATCCTCGCGTCTGGCCTCACCTCAGTTGGCCTCGACCATACAGACCGCCTCGGAAACACCATTGCCGACATCGCCCGCGAGAAGGCATCGATCCTCGTCCAGGGTGCGGTGCTGGTAACGTCGCCCAACCTGCACCCGGAAGCGACGTCTGTCGCGCACGCGATCGCCGCCGAACGCGGTGCACACTTTGTGCAGGctgcgccgagcgcgatgCTGGCACCGCAGGGTGCGCTGTCGCTCGTACCGTTCCGCGAGCCGGCGCCTTCCCAGATCCGTACACCACTGGCAGGCACAGCAGCCAAGCACCTTGACACCTCGCTCAgcttgggcggcgcgcaccAGCTCGACAACCTGTCTCTGGCGCTGACGCTTCTCGACGTGATGAGGCACGACAGGCGCGCTGTGTCGATCCAACCTAGGCTCTCGCAGATCACAGAGGCGCACATGGTCGCCGGCGTCGCAAACACCCGGTGGGAGGGGCGCTGCTCGTGGCTCGCTTGGCGTGACGGCGATGTGACCGTTCCCATCCTTGCGGATGGCGCACACAACGCCGACTCGGCCGCCACGCTGCGTGCGTACATTGACGGTCTCAACCTGCCAAACCGCCCGCGCACCTTtgtcctctccctctcggCCAACCCTGGCAAGACGCCGCAGAGTGTCCTCGCGCCTCTCCTGCGCCCTGGTGATcgtgtcgcgctcgtcgacttcACTACACCCGTCGACGGCATGCCGTGGATCCGCCCAGCGGACAAAAGCGCCGTGCgtgcggccgccgaggcgctgcagGCCGGCGAGATCGTTGACATTCCCGGTGCTGGACCACAGGCGGTCGCGAACGCGCTCCGCTGGGCCCAGGGTGACTGGAATGCGCGCGGACCAGGACTCACGGTCGTCTGCGGGAGCTTGTACCTTGTCGCGGACGTGTACCGTCTCATCGGCGCTTAGTACTATCCGCTTCCGTCAGTCGGCACGGTTATTTAATCGAAATTCTGTTTTGTACTCGCTTCCCAGCGGTTCTCACTTATAGTGCTTTAGGATGCCCACCCATCACTGCGTACTGCGTCGCGCTTGTCATCTCCCGTCTCTTGCCCCAGATCTGACAACTGCTTGCGTGCTATTCATCCTCATGCTATCGAGTCACAAAACAAATGGCCTACTTAGTGTAGAGTCGCGTGAACGGGCCGCCTAGCTGGGCATCTAGTggtcctcggcatcgctCTCCTCAATGTCAGACTCGTTCGCCTTCTTGACCtggcgcgcgtcgcgagGGACGTAGCCCTGCTTGCCCGAGATCGAGACACGGCGTGCGGGCGTGTCGGGGAAGAGCGCGGCCAGCTCGCTGACGTCCTTGGCGGAACGCGTGAACCCGTTGGCGGCGCCGATCGAGCTTTGAGTCCAGTAGAAGAGGGCCTGGAGAACAGTGGGGCCCTGGGTGTTGAAGTCGAGGATGGGCGAGACCCAGCCGTgcgactcgtcgtcgttgaacTTGCCAAACACCCAGCGCTGCCAGTCGGTGAGGACCCACCAGCGCGTGTCGAGACGCTTGCACGCACCCCACGTGCGCGACCAGTACCACGACGCCTTCGACTTGGTGTTGTAGCGGTATGGGCCGGTGACGACAAACTCCTCCCAGTCGGCAGAAGTGAACGCAGAGGGGTTGATGGTGCGGACGACCATGTTCACGTCGTTGGAGAGACCCTTCacgaggagaagctcgcCCGAACCTGCCGTTAGCGGTGGCTCCCGATCATCCGGTGCTTCCCCGCACACGCACGggccctcgtccttgtcaaACGAGGCGAGGTGCTCGTCCACGCGTCGGGGAAAACAGGCGCGAATCGCGCAAAGGCTGGGCTAAAACTCACCGAGAGGCGACTTGGAAAAGCGCCACTTCCAGATCTTGTTCGCGTCCTTGGGAGGGAGTGACTCCTCAGGCTCCTCACCGCCGTCCGACTCGTAACcggcagcgtcgacgcgtcTGTTGGCAGTGCAGCCCTGGGGCCCGTCCTCGAGAGCAGTGATAACCGACGCCACACAGGAGAGCGGCAGCATGGCCAGGGCTGTTGCGTCAGCGGGTCCCTGTGTTCTGTCGCCAAGTCCGTGTGAGTCAGGTGCACGGCCGCCACAACCGCCATCGCGCActggtcgccgccggcaccAGGCCCGGTTCCAACCCATagccttcctcgccaccgaCAACAAGGACGTCACACAGCCCCACGTAATACACGTGTGTGCCGTCTCCATTCGATTTGTCGAACAAGGCGAACGAGAACGCGAACGCGAAACGCGCGTCCCCATGGTTGCCGTGCCCGCCAAGCCACCCCAAAATGCTTCACTCAGACTCGCTACTCACCCTTCTGGAGGTCCTGCGACGTCTTGAACACCTCGGGAAGTTCGTACTCGACCTGCACAAACTTGGGGTACTTGTAGTATGGGCTGGGGTAGATGGGCGCCTTGGGGAACTTGTCAAAGTCTGCACGTCAGCGGTGAAGGTTGTGGATCAAGGACGACCGAGAGAAGGTTGGGAGCCGGGCACGTCACTTTGCACAGCGCTGCTGACATCGCGCCTGAACACTCCGACGCGCCGGAATCTCACCAACG
Above is a genomic segment from Cutaneotrichosporon cavernicola HIS019 DNA, chromosome: 1 containing:
- a CDS encoding uncharacterized protein (Specific transcriptional repressor), giving the protein MSVVGEAPPGAGPASAVEPASSSLTPSSTPVEPSASTTPHPPSSPSAPPPRASRRAQRSTRPTTGSAPPPPAISDVARPAYFFPLNNNSTKSMECEPEPIPDDLIVMPEDDPGALAGIPVFKPTYDEFKDFDVYMERVAPWGQRSSIVKIIPPKEWVDAVNLISPREMSELQIRSPIEQQMLGKNGVFVQRNIERNRNRPLSVQEWFKKCSHDDFLTPDPRQGDRTVDRDSKDARAWQRERVATIKAEKLAKREAALKRKQERDAKKAEEQAAADCANPDSSSFRTPPGSQNSDDDVPELEDASHTSNSDGEPIATPELSSPAKRNSRREPESKLSPVDPFYETADFKKNWLPAGATQDDFTVSGCANIEKKFWKSIGMARSSWYGADLAGSLFADPQTPWNVAHLPNLLQRIKDRLPGVNTPYLYFGMWRAAFSWHVEDMDLFSINYIHFGAPKFWYAVPQADADRFETVTRSYFSNDANGCDQFMRHKSCTLSPTKLAQEGIRVNKLVHFQNEFVITFPRGYHAGFNMGFNCAESVNFALPYWLEIGKKAKACTCVNFSVRIDVDRLLHSPSPTPDAEAKIEEVPKRPRKRKSTDAPTPRQPRARRRRTENSSARPSVAPSEESPVRVKVEEPAPPPKLPVIRLRIPQQFLELSKQDKPKSSIIRETPKPPCVLCPSLAMDDLAPVYQPSDAIRALSATPGVNAHVSCAIAVPEAYTEDVDVGDGSTATYIRGLDDIGKDRWKLKCAHCVDKRSATTGTKIQCTKGKCVRAYHIPCARNNPQVSYWAGERLVNGVPSFGVELLCPTHNPAVVEMKKRMAQDELRRKVLELRAGATIKIKASGGSYEAILVSVNEAHSTVLVQVADGTRRPMPWTALDFHARQPRMLENEYAGPPKRSRKEQQHPPTPVSVSPVAQIRGHQASVSPVSQIRAHPLPTPAMTHAPFMPHPHSPVAHTRPQSHSPVAHPRLHSHSPVAHTRASHHSVSPVAHPRVINHGYAEPPPHVLHQPHYVPRSPAHFYPQGPTYAPVPNTMLVDSKGGRVPPHMGYPPGGYHHCAPGPGNYGPGPAMVEHARGAHPYLAYPPRMPIPAPGRVMAQSYGARPLLHAPPPPHLMTSAPMGHQAQSNGAPGGWNRGYPPPNSSPAAPPPPALPPIASGGVGKIDLGLDRMRELMRGLPPMTVPAVHLAGTNGKGSVSALLESCFRAAGFRTARYNSPHLLEARDAVRINGLPPSREQYAEAQAQVERTAKERKLEPTTFEVATAAFFYLASTVQPPVDVMIVECGMGGARDATNVMPDQIILASGLTSVGLDHTDRLGNTIADIAREKASILVQGAVLVTSPNLHPEATSVAHAIAAERGAHFVQAAPSAMLAPQGALSLVPFREPAPSQIRTPLAGTAAKHLDTSLSLGGAHQLDNLSLALTLLDVMRHDRRAVSIQPRLSQITEAHMVAGVANTRWEGRCSWLAWRDGDVTVPILADGAHNADSAATLRAYIDGLNLPNRPRTFVLSLSANPGKTPQSVLAPLLRPGDRVALVDFTTPVDGMPWIRPADKSAVRAAAEALQAGEIVDIPGAGPQAVANALRWAQGDWNARGPGLTVVCGSLYLVADVYRLIGA